In the genome of Trypanosoma brucei gambiense DAL972 chromosome 11, complete sequence, the window CCGTAATGCAGATTAATTACTTCGCTAACGTGCGGCTACTGCAGGGACTTCTCTCATTGTTGGAGGAAACGCATTCGGCGGCCAACCCCTCGcgtgttattgttgtgtcaTCACTGGCAGGCGTTTTACCCTCGGTCCTGCGTAGTGCTTACACTGCTTCCAAACACGCCATACAAGGCTTTGCGAACGCGTTGCGTGGGGAGACGGAAGTGGCAATAACTCTCTTTTGTCCCGGGTACGTCGACACCGATTTCCACAGCAAGGCAACACTCATCAAAGGTGATGGTGCACCCGTGACATCTCATCGTCGTGGCATGGCTCCGGATGTAGCTGTTGGGAAGTGTATGGAAGGCGTGTTGAGCGGTCGATCAGAGGTGCTAACTCCCTTCGTAGGCAAGTTGGGGTACATCCTGCGTCCCTTATTTACCCGTTTGGTAGATTCTAGGGCAAAAAAGATGAGTCATCGCTCTCTCCAGAAATGAAAGTACCCGGCACCACGACAGAGGGGGGTTAAGTAGGGGGTTTTCACTTCTTTCGGTTTACTTTATCTTATAACTTTTGCCTTGCGGTGGGGATTTGATGCGTGTGGTGCGCATCAGTCAACACTCCTGCGCAACCCCTTCTTATAACTACCATTTTTCTGTCTCCAGTTTACTTAGTCACCTattctctcttctctttttctttttttccttctacgAAGGGGCCAAACCATGGCGAAGTCGAAGAACCACACCAATCACAACCAGTCGCGGAAGAACCACCGCAATGGGATTAAACCCCCGCTGCCGTTGTACATGTACAACTCGAAGCGCGGTGGGTGGCTGCCGGCCCTCGTTAACACCCGACGTGTGAGGAAGAACAATCAGAAGGCTGCGCTGAAGGCGCGCCGTGAGCGACTCGCCGCCCATCAAGCCGCACAGAAGTAAGGAGTCTGTCTTATCGCTGCATGGTTAAGCGCGTTGTGACGTTCTTGATGGCCCCATTGTCtattttgctgctgtatTGCTGTGATTTTCTCTTTCATACGCCCCTTTCAGTTCTCTTGGGTTGTTTTTGCGTGCCGTCACAGTCGTATTTCTGTGGCCGGGCTGCATTAGCTACATTTAGTTGTAAACATGCATTCGTGCCTCATCTTGTTGCTAGTGtacctgttgttgttattcctCCCAacttcctctcctttctcacttgtttttctttttttgctcgCACGCTGTTTGTCACAATCTGGCATTTATCACGTGTGCGCCACCAAACAAAACGTCGGCACCCGCCTCCTTTTGTTTAACTGCGCCGATTCTTTAGGAAGGTTATTTGATACTCGAACATGGCGAAGTCGAAGAACCACACCAATCACAACCAGTCGCGGAAGAACCACCGCAATGGGATTAAACCCCCGCTGCCGTTGTACATGTACAACTCGAAGCGCGGTGGGTGGCTGCCGGCCCTCGTTAACACCCGACGTGTGAGGAAGAACAATCAGAAGGCTGCGCTGAAGGCGCGCCGTGAGCGACTCGCCGCCCATCAAGCCGCACAGAAATAAGGAGTCTGTCTTATCGCTGCATGGTGATTGGGGAAAAGCAGTGTCGATACTTTccgcttttatttttcacttccttttgacattttcttttcttctatttcccTGTTACATGATCTCGTTCATGTTATGGGTGCTTTTCCAGTAACGAGGGATGGGAGTCTATAACACTTTTCTCCTCTATTTTCTCCCCTCATGTTTTTTTGATATCCTCTACAAATCCCTCCGTGGTCTCCCCCTTGTCACTGCAGCTGAAGTTCCCACTAGGATTTCTTAGGCGCACGTGTAgacgaatatatatatatatatttcacttAATT includes:
- a CDS encoding 60S ribosomal protein L29, putative, whose translation is MAKSKNHTNHNQSRKNHRNGIKPPLPLYMYNSKRGGWLPALVNTRRVRKNNQKAALKARRERLAAHQAAQK
- a CDS encoding short-chain dehydrogenase, putative, giving the protein MQLLSWSSAAKALFGLTVARLLLAFLYRRLYRHLYYHPLVPGSVALITGGGSGMGLEFARYFARAGCHVVLVGRDADALRSALASCVELGSPSAEMVVADLNTIEGTNLVCFGLRDIIEQKRLHGQFRYLVLNAGLGAILPFSSGVHFYETCESVMQINYFANVRLLQGLLSLLEETHSAANPSRVIVVSSLAGVLPSVLRSAYTASKHAIQGFANALRGETEVAITLFCPGYVDTDFHSKATLIKGDGAPVTSHRRGMAPDVAVGKCMEGVLSGRSEVLTPFVGKLGYILRPLFTRLVDSRAKKMSHRSLQK
- a CDS encoding 60S ribosomal protein L29, putative, with protein sequence MAKSKNHTNHNQSRKNHRNGIKPPLPLYMYNSKRGGWLPALVNTRRVRKNNQKAALKARRERLAAHQAAQK